GGTGAACCCCTCCCGCACCATCGCCGCGCTGGCGGAGCGCGCGATCGCGTTGCTTGCGAAGGGCGTGGCATGAGGAGGGCGGGACGATGAGGCGCAAGCGGGCGATGACGGGCTGGTACGATCCGGCGCAGCTCGCGCAGACCGGCATCCGCGTCGCCATCTCCACCGTGTTCGGCCAGTTCGCCGACAAGCGCGAGGCGCTCGCCGCCGCCAACGCGATCGCGCCGCAGCCGTTCGACGAGAGCTTCGACTATAAGGGCAAGGGGGCGGACGGTTTCTGGCTCGATTTCGTCGCCGACACCGGCGATGGCTGGAACTCCACCTATGCGATCGCCCGCCTGCTCAGCGCGAAGAGCCTGACATTCGACGGTGTGGAACTGCCGCGCGGGCAAGTGCTCATGATGGGCGGCGATCAGGTCTATCCCACCGCCAGCCGCGCCGAATATGAGGATCGCCTGCTCGCCCCCTTCGAGGCCGCCCAGCAGGCCGAGGCGAAGGCGAACGGCTGGCCGGAGGAAAAGGCCCGGCCGGACCTCTATGCGATCCCCGGCAATCATGACTGGTATGATGGGCTCAACGCCTTTTTCGGCCTGTTCTGCCGCCGCCGCATCGCGATTCCCGGCACGATCGGTCAGGCGCGGCCCGGTCGCGCCATCGCGGGCTGGGAAACGCACCAGACGCGCAGCTATTTCGCGCTGCAACTGCCCGGCGGCTGGTGGCTGTGGGGCATCGACAGCCAGCTCGAGGGCTATATCGACCAGCCCCAGATCGAATATTTCCGGCATGCCGCGCGCTATTGGATGCCCAAGGGCTCGAAACTTATCCTCTGCGTCGGCACGCCCAGCTGGCAATATGTCGACGAGGCCGACCCCGATCCCGGTTTCGCGAGCTTCTCCTATCTCGAGCGGTTGGCCGGGGCGGAGCGCGACGACAAGGGCGACCCGATGGGGCATCAACTGCGCCTCGTGCTGACCGGCGACAGCCACCATTATGTCCGCTTCGTCGAGGGGGACCGCCACTATGTCACCTGCGGCGGCGGCGGCGCCTTCCTCCACCCCACACAGCAGGTGACGGACAAGAATTTCACCTCGGAGTTCCCGCCGCCAGGCGTACAGCATCGGCGCAACAATCCGCGATCGCAGCGCAGCTTCGAAGTCGCGCAGTCCGCGGATGGCACACCCGCAGTCTATCCCGCCGCCGCGACGTCGCGGCTGCTGACCTTCTGGAACCTGCTGTTCGCGGTCAAGAACTGGAAGTTCCCGCTGCTGCTCACGCCCGCCTATGCGCTGTTCATCTCGATTCTCGATTTCAACGCGCGGCTGGACCAGAAGGTAGGGCTCGGCGATGCACTCCTGCGCGGCGGCAGCCTATGGCGTGCCGTGGAATTATACTGGCAGTTTGTCATTGCGTCGCCGCTTGCGCCGCTGCTGCTCGGCGTAACGCTGGTGGGCTATCACTTCTTCGCCGACGTGAAGAGCGGGCTGGGCCGTTTCGCCGCTGGAGCGGTGCATGCAGCGGCGAGCGCGGCAGCGGTGACGGTGACGACCTGTGCGCTCGCCCGGGCCACTTCTTCGATCTGGCCTGAAAAGGTGACGACACTGATCAGTTTCGCCCAGCAGATCGGGCTGATCGCCGGCATCGGCTTTGCATCCGCTGTGGTCTCCGCGACGGTCTTCGGTATCTATCTGCTTGTGATGCTGCTGCTGTTCGGTCGCCACGCGAACGAGGCGTTCTCGTCGATCGGTCATCGCGGCTACAAGGGCTTCCTGCGGATGCGCATCGACGCCGACGGCGCGCTCACCCTCTATCCGATCGGGCTGACCAACGTACCGCGGGACCGGGGCGAGACTCCGCGCAATCCGCCGCTGTCACCGCATCTGATCGAGGCGCCGATCCGGATCGCCGCCGCCGCGCCGGCCGTCAGTCCCGCGCCAGCGCCGCCACCCGTGGATAGCGCCTAGCCATCGCCAGCGCGTAGCCGAGGTCGAATACCGTCGGGCTCGCTGCCCGGCGTCGATCCGGCTTGCACCTTATCGAATCATGTAATAGTGATAGTTGCATGAGTCGCGACAGTCGTCTTTCGGGCGTGCTCCACGTCCTGCTCCACATGGCGGAGCATCGCGGGCCGGTGACCTCCGAGGCGCTGGCGCGGGTGATGCGCACCAACCCCGTGGTGATCCGGCGGGTGATGGCTGGGCTGCGGCAACAGGGCTATGTCCAGTCCGGCAAGGGGCATGGCGGCGGCTGGACCATCGCGCGCGACCTCGCCACGATCACGCTTCGCGACATCTATGAGGGCATCGGCTCTCCGCCCCTTTTCGCCATCGGCAACCGCAGCAACCATCCCGACTGCGCGGTCGAGCAGGCGGTAAACGGCGCGTTGGGCGCCAGTCTGGACGAAGCCGAGCGGCAATTGCTCGCGTCGTTCGGCACCGTCACGCTGGCGGACCTCAGCACCCATTTTCACGATCGCCTGGCGCAACATGTGCCGGGCGCCTGCCCGGAGCCCGATCATCATGGCTGATGCTGCCCAGGAACCGTTCCTGAAGAATTTCTCCGATCCGGACGCGGTGGCGCGTTATGAGGATGGGCCGCGACGCTTCGTGCCCGGCCTCGAGGCGCTGCACCGGATGACCGGGCTGCTGCTGGCGGAACGCATGCCCGCCGATGCGCGCGTGCTGGTGCTGGGCGCGGGCGGCGGCCAGGAATTGCGGGCGATGGCGGATGCCCATCCGGGCTGGACCTTCGTCGGCGTCGATCCGGCGGCGGAGATGTTGCGGCTGGCCGGGCGCGTGCTGGGCCCGCACCGCGAGCGGGTGGAGTTGGTGGAAGGCTATATCGACGACGCCCCCGCGGGGCCGTTCGATGGCGCAACCTGCCTCCTGACGTTGCATTTCCTCGATGCGGCCGAGCGCGAACGCACCGTCCGGGCGATCCATGACCGGCTTCGTCCCGGCGCGCCGTTCGTCGCCGCGCATGCCAGCTTCCCGCAGGCCGCCGCGGAGCGGGACGTCTGGCTCGACCGTTATGCCAACTATCCGATCGCGATGGGCGCCGATCCCGACCAGGTGAACGGCGCCCGCGCGGCGGTGGCCGCCAGTCTGCACAGCTTCGATCCGGAAACGGACGAAGCCATCATCCGCGCCGGCGGCTTCGCCGACGTTCGCCTGTTCTTCACGGCCTTCACCTGGCGCGGCTGGATCGCTCACGCCTGACCGGGACAGGCCGCTCACCTGTCGGGGACCGTCCGCGATTGCGGTAGCGGCGACGACGATGTGATCAGCCTATCTCAGCGACCTCGAACTCGACCTCGACAGCTACGGCACCCGCCATGTCGTTCGCGGCCGGCGGTTGCCAGACACCACCCGGCCGATTAGCTGTCGGGGCAATGAAGGTCGAGCGCATCGGGTTGCCGCTCGCGCGGCGCATCGCCCTTGCCGCGCAGGGCTTTGGCACGAAACAACCGGATGCGCCGGGTGCGGCGCATTTGCGGCGCAATCTGAAACGGCTGGCGCTGCACCAGATCGACAGCGTCAACGTGCTTGCGCGCGCGCATTATCTGCCGGCCTTCTCCCGCCTGGGGGCCTATGACCGCGCCGATCTCGACGCGCTCGCCTGGGGCGCGAAGCGCAAGCGCGCGCTGTTCGAATATTGGGCGCACGAAGCCTCGCTGCTGCCCTTCGATCTCCATCCGCTGCTGCGCTGGCGCATGGCGCAGGCGGATCGTGGGGACGCCGGCTGGCGGCCGATGCGCGCTTACGCCACCGGGCGGCGGGCGGAGGCGATGGCGCTGCTCGATCGCATCCGCGGCGAAGGCCCGCTCGCCGCGTCCGACTTCGAAGCGCACAAGGGGCAATCCGGCTGGTGGGAATGGAGCGATACGAAGCGCGCGCTGGAATGGCTGTTCTGGGCGGGGCACATCACCACCGCGACGCGGCGCGGCAGTTTCGAACGGGTCTATGATCTTACCGAGCGCGTCATCCCGGCGGACGTGCTGGCACGGCCGACACCCACGGACGCCGCGGCGCATCGCGCGCTGATCGAACGTGCGGCCATGGCGCACGGCATCGCCACCGAACGCGAGTTGCGCGACTATTTCCGCCAGTCGCCCGAACAGGCGCGTCCCGCGATCCAGGCACTCGCCGAGGCGGGGGTGCTCATCCCTGTCGAGGTTCCGGGCTGGCGCCATGCCTGGCTGCACCGCGATGCCCGCCAGCCCCGCCGGATCGAGGCGCAGGCGCTGCTCGCGCCATTCGACCCGCTGATCTGGGAGCGCGACCGCACCGAAAGGCTGTTCGGCTTCCGCTATCGCATCGAGATTTATGTGCCCGCACCCGCGCGCCTGCATGGCTATTATGTGCTGCCCTTCCTGCTCGGCGATCGCCTGGTGGCGCGCGTCGACCTGAAGGCCGATCGGCAGGCCTGCCGGCTGATCGCGCGCGCCATCCATTTCGAACCCGGTGCGCCCGATCACGCGCCGGAGGCACTGCAGGGCGCGTTGGAGCGCATGGCGCAATGGCTCGGCCTCGAAGGCGTCGATCGCTGAAGCGGGCGCCCGGCCGAACCGGACGCCGACGCCTTCGCCTCACGTCCGCACGATCGGCACCGTGTAGTTCAGCCCCAGCCGGCCACCGTCGGGATAGATGGTCTGCCCGGTGATGTAGGAGGATTCGTCGCACGCCAAGAACACCGCCACCGAGGCGATCTCCTCGGGCGCGCCGGTGCGCCCGAGCGGGGTGCGGCTGAGGATGCGGTCTTCGGCGGCCTTGTCGGTCATGATCGACCGCGCCAGTTCGGTCAGGATCGTGCCCGGCCCGATCGCGTTGACGCGGATGCCGCGCGGCGCGAGCGACAGCGCGCAGACGTTGGTCAACTGCTTCATCGCGCCTTTCGACAGCGCGTAGGGGATCTGGTTGGGGATGCCGAGGACCGCGTTGACCGACGACATGTTGATGATCACGCCGCCCGCCTGCATCATCCGGCCCGCTGCCTGCGTGGCCCATAGCGCGGATTTGAGGTTGATCGCGAAGACGCGGTCGAAATCCTCCTCGGCCAGATCGAGCAGGTCGCAGGCGTGGGTGACGCCGGCATTGTTGACGAGAATGTCGATGCCGCCCCACTGGCGCTCGACCAGCGCGAACAGCGCATCGATTTCCGCCTTCCTGCCGACGTCGACGCGCGCCGGGGTCTGTCCCAGCGTGTCGGCGAGCGCGGTCACCGCCGTCTCGTCGATGTCGGCGAGGATCAAGCTGGCGCCTTCGCGGACGAACGCCTCGGCGATCGCCTTGCCGATGCCATGGGCTGCACCGGTGATGACGGCGCGCTTGCCCTCAAGTCTCTTCATGCTCTGCTCCTGATTCTTCACGTTCCGCGATCGCACCCGATGGCGCATGATGGTTGTGCCGCTCGGCATGGCTGGCATTCATGCGCGGTCGGCTGCGAATGTTCCAGAGCTGCATTCATAATCACGTGATAATGGTTGAGCATCGGGGGCGCCGGGTTTGTGCGATGCGTTGCGCAGGCCGCGGTGCGGGGCGAACGGGGTTGTGCGCCGGCATCGGCCACTGGCATGGCGGCCGGGCAATTGGGATGATGGTTGATGTGGCATTTCTGGATCGATCGCGGCGGCACGTTCACGGATCTGGTCGCGCTGTCGCCGGAAGGCCACATCGTCACCCGCAAGCTGCTGTCCGCCCACCCCGAGCGCTACGAGGATGCCGCGATCCA
The window above is part of the Sphingomonas sanxanigenens DSM 19645 = NX02 genome. Proteins encoded here:
- a CDS encoding Rrf2 family transcriptional regulator, which encodes MSRDSRLSGVLHVLLHMAEHRGPVTSEALARVMRTNPVVIRRVMAGLRQQGYVQSGKGHGGGWTIARDLATITLRDIYEGIGSPPLFAIGNRSNHPDCAVEQAVNGALGASLDEAERQLLASFGTVTLADLSTHFHDRLAQHVPGACPEPDHHG
- a CDS encoding class I SAM-dependent methyltransferase; its protein translation is MADAAQEPFLKNFSDPDAVARYEDGPRRFVPGLEALHRMTGLLLAERMPADARVLVLGAGGGQELRAMADAHPGWTFVGVDPAAEMLRLAGRVLGPHRERVELVEGYIDDAPAGPFDGATCLLTLHFLDAAERERTVRAIHDRLRPGAPFVAAHASFPQAAAERDVWLDRYANYPIAMGADPDQVNGARAAVAASLHSFDPETDEAIIRAGGFADVRLFFTAFTWRGWIAHA
- a CDS encoding winged helix-turn-helix domain-containing protein; amino-acid sequence: MKVERIGLPLARRIALAAQGFGTKQPDAPGAAHLRRNLKRLALHQIDSVNVLARAHYLPAFSRLGAYDRADLDALAWGAKRKRALFEYWAHEASLLPFDLHPLLRWRMAQADRGDAGWRPMRAYATGRRAEAMALLDRIRGEGPLAASDFEAHKGQSGWWEWSDTKRALEWLFWAGHITTATRRGSFERVYDLTERVIPADVLARPTPTDAAAHRALIERAAMAHGIATERELRDYFRQSPEQARPAIQALAEAGVLIPVEVPGWRHAWLHRDARQPRRIEAQALLAPFDPLIWERDRTERLFGFRYRIEIYVPAPARLHGYYVLPFLLGDRLVARVDLKADRQACRLIARAIHFEPGAPDHAPEALQGALERMAQWLGLEGVDR
- a CDS encoding SDR family NAD(P)-dependent oxidoreductase — its product is MKRLEGKRAVITGAAHGIGKAIAEAFVREGASLILADIDETAVTALADTLGQTPARVDVGRKAEIDALFALVERQWGGIDILVNNAGVTHACDLLDLAEEDFDRVFAINLKSALWATQAAGRMMQAGGVIINMSSVNAVLGIPNQIPYALSKGAMKQLTNVCALSLAPRGIRVNAIGPGTILTELARSIMTDKAAEDRILSRTPLGRTGAPEEIASVAVFLACDESSYITGQTIYPDGGRLGLNYTVPIVRT